The following proteins are co-located in the Echinicola sp. 20G genome:
- a CDS encoding acyl-CoA desaturase: MATPKFSRPDISFHLELKKRISDYFKEVGYSQTGNSQLFIKATILVVAFLAFYVHLIFFTPHWAFALLECVILGALTASIGFNVMHDGAHGSFSRYQWLNKAAGLSINFLGANVFMWKTKHNVVHHSYTNVEGVDDDMNARPFLRLCPAQKRYKIHRFQHYYFLLTYSLLYLYWVFFTDYKKYVTQRVGLVPIQKMKVMDHISFWGFKLIHAALFIALPIYLVGFLPWLVGFTVYGLFAGLMLTVVFQLAHSLEETAFPLPDVQTNKLEDEWAIHQLKTTANFATNNKVISWVLGGLNFQVEHHLFPKISHVHYPAISKIIKEACSEYNIPYLEHAKMRLAFWSHVKHLKMLGRA; encoded by the coding sequence ATGGCTACGCCAAAATTTTCAAGACCTGATATTTCATTTCATCTTGAACTCAAAAAAAGAATCAGCGATTACTTCAAGGAAGTTGGCTATTCTCAAACAGGAAATTCACAACTATTTATAAAAGCAACTATTCTCGTTGTTGCTTTCTTGGCATTTTATGTCCACCTCATTTTCTTTACCCCTCACTGGGCCTTTGCACTTTTGGAGTGTGTGATTCTAGGTGCCCTGACTGCTTCCATTGGCTTTAATGTCATGCACGATGGAGCGCATGGGAGTTTTAGCCGATACCAATGGCTCAACAAAGCGGCTGGCCTGTCCATCAATTTCCTTGGCGCCAATGTATTTATGTGGAAAACCAAGCACAATGTGGTACATCATTCTTATACCAATGTGGAAGGGGTGGATGATGATATGAATGCCCGGCCTTTTCTAAGGCTTTGTCCGGCCCAAAAGCGCTACAAGATCCATAGGTTCCAGCACTACTATTTTCTGCTTACCTACTCCTTGTTGTATTTGTATTGGGTGTTTTTTACAGATTACAAAAAGTATGTCACCCAAAGGGTTGGCTTGGTTCCTATCCAGAAAATGAAGGTGATGGACCATATTTCTTTTTGGGGTTTTAAGTTGATCCATGCTGCATTGTTTATTGCATTGCCTATTTATTTGGTTGGCTTTTTGCCATGGCTCGTGGGCTTCACCGTATATGGTCTATTTGCCGGGTTGATGTTGACAGTAGTGTTCCAGTTGGCACATAGCTTGGAAGAGACGGCTTTTCCTTTGCCGGATGTCCAAACCAATAAGTTGGAAGATGAATGGGCGATTCACCAACTGAAAACAACCGCTAATTTTGCCACCAACAATAAGGTCATTTCGTGGGTTTTGGGAGGCTTAAACTTTCAAGTGGAGCATCATTTGTTTCCTAAGATTTCCCATGTCCACTATCCCGCTATCAGCAAGATTATCAAAGAGGCCTGTTCTGAATACAATATTCCTTACTTGGAACATGCCAAGATGAGGTTGGCTTTTTGGTCCCATGTAAAGCACCTTAAGATGTTGGGTAGGGCATAA
- the pnuC gene encoding nicotinamide riboside transporter PnuC, which yields MDWQWIMDGFVAGLQQMSWLEAIAVIFGILSVFFSMRENIWVYPTGIISTLIYVWICLEVKLYADMGINAYYFSMSIFGWYVWTHPKEDKAVLPVTWLKWKGWVYVIVLLLVSYGVLYFVLSKFTDSDVPYWDSFTTSSAFVGMYLMAKKKVENWIAWIITDLVSVPLYFYKGLVLTSFQFFFFTILATLGLIAWIKSAKRYATGA from the coding sequence ATGGATTGGCAATGGATCATGGATGGCTTTGTCGCTGGGCTCCAACAAATGAGCTGGCTGGAAGCAATAGCGGTAATTTTTGGAATATTGAGCGTATTCTTTTCCATGCGCGAAAATATTTGGGTCTATCCCACTGGGATCATCAGCACCTTGATCTATGTTTGGATTTGTCTGGAGGTGAAGCTTTATGCGGACATGGGGATCAATGCCTATTATTTCTCTATGTCGATCTTTGGCTGGTACGTTTGGACTCATCCCAAGGAAGACAAAGCGGTGCTTCCGGTTACCTGGCTGAAATGGAAAGGTTGGGTTTATGTCATTGTCCTTTTACTGGTTTCGTATGGCGTGCTCTATTTTGTGCTTTCCAAGTTCACCGACAGTGATGTTCCCTATTGGGATTCATTTACGACTTCCTCTGCATTTGTGGGCATGTACCTGATGGCCAAAAAGAAAGTGGAAAACTGGATCGCCTGGATCATCACCGACTTGGTGTCTGTTCCGCTGTATTTTTACAAAGGTTTGGTATTGACTTCTTTCCAATTCTTTTTCTTCACCATCCTGGCCACATTGGGTTTGATTGCCTGGATAAAATCAGCAAAGCGCTATGCAACTGGAGCTTAA
- a CDS encoding uracil-DNA glycosylase family protein — protein MKELLKEIRNCTVCAESLPFGPNPVVRASAKSQILIIGQAPGKKVHESSIPWNDQSGDNLRRWLGVDEETFYDASKIALVPMGFCYPGTGKSGDLPPRPECAPLWHERLLKLMPHLELTILVGNYAQAYYLKGNIRKTLTETVKNYESYLPTYWPLPHPSPRNNIWQAKNPWFAKEVLPGLKSRMEGILKL, from the coding sequence ATGAAGGAGCTTTTAAAAGAAATAAGGAATTGTACCGTATGTGCCGAAAGTCTTCCCTTTGGCCCCAACCCGGTGGTAAGGGCAAGTGCCAAAAGCCAAATCCTGATCATTGGCCAGGCACCGGGAAAGAAGGTTCATGAAAGCAGTATCCCTTGGAATGATCAAAGCGGCGACAATTTGAGGAGATGGTTAGGGGTGGACGAAGAAACTTTTTATGATGCCAGTAAAATTGCATTGGTTCCCATGGGCTTCTGTTACCCGGGGACAGGAAAATCAGGAGACTTGCCTCCCAGACCTGAATGTGCTCCACTATGGCATGAGCGATTATTGAAGCTCATGCCCCATTTGGAACTGACCATCCTGGTAGGTAATTATGCGCAAGCTTATTATCTAAAAGGCAACATTAGAAAAACACTGACAGAAACGGTGAAGAATTATGAAAGCTACTTACCTACATATTGGCCTTTACCGCACCCTTCTCCCAGAAATAACATCTGGCAGGCGAAGAACCCCTGGTTTGCCAAGGAGGTCTTGCCCGGTTTGAAAAGTAGGATGGAGGGAATATTGAAGTTGTGA
- a CDS encoding tyrosine-type recombinase/integrase — protein sequence MTLSLFKDAKSWWNIQHVVKKIVNKRGIKKQVTAHTLRHSFATHLLENGTDNRYIQSSLGHESPKTTQIHTHVTTKGFSSIKSPLEGLDI from the coding sequence ATGACTTTATCCTTATTTAAGGACGCCAAAAGTTGGTGGAATATTCAGCACGTTGTAAAGAAGATTGTAAATAAAAGGGGGATCAAAAAGCAGGTAACCGCACACACACTAAGGCATTCCTTTGCTACCCATTTACTGGAAAACGGGACAGATAATAGGTATATCCAAAGTTCGCTAGGCCATGAAAGTCCGAAAACCACCCAAATTCATACACATGTGACGACTAAGGGTTTTTCTTCTATTAAAAGCCCTTTAGAAGGATTGGATATTTAA
- a CDS encoding AAA family ATPase encodes MQLELKKVVVIGPESTGKSTLAETLASHYGVPWAKEYAREYIENLNREYTYEDLLEIAKGQIEGEELAAKEANELLICDTDLHVIQIWSEHKYRKTDPWILAQIQQRKYDLYLLLDIDIPWEEDSQREYPDLGMRQFFYDWFERLLLGSGVSVVKVSGDSAQRKAMSIEAIDRLLS; translated from the coding sequence ATGCAACTGGAGCTTAAGAAAGTGGTGGTCATTGGTCCTGAATCCACGGGCAAGAGCACACTTGCCGAGACTTTGGCATCTCATTATGGGGTGCCCTGGGCGAAGGAATATGCACGTGAGTACATTGAAAACCTGAACCGTGAATATACTTATGAGGATCTGCTGGAAATTGCCAAAGGGCAGATTGAGGGGGAAGAGCTGGCAGCAAAAGAAGCCAATGAATTGCTCATTTGTGATACAGATCTTCATGTGATTCAAATCTGGAGCGAGCACAAATACCGGAAGACGGATCCATGGATTTTGGCACAAATCCAGCAAAGAAAATATGACCTGTATCTCTTATTGGATATTGATATCCCTTGGGAAGAGGATTCCCAGCGGGAATATCCGGATTTGGGCATGCGTCAGTTTTTCTATGATTGGTTTGAGCGATTGTTGTTGGGAAGTGGAGTTTCGGTAGTGAAAGTATCGGGAGATTCTGCCCAGAGAAAGGCGATGTCTATTGAGGCCATAGATCGCCTGTTGTCTTAA
- a CDS encoding sulfatase, translating to MKFKSLFGLVLPLLCLFSCESQQPSAPNFVFILVDDLGWADLACYGSEFYETPNIDKLAAQGMRFTQAYAASPVCSPTRASILTGKYPSRLNITDWIPGDDPQNRSLLGPNDLDALPLEEVTMAEMLKSKGYKTFFAGKWHLGDEGFFPEDQGFDINIGGYHKGSPVSYYAPYHNPKLKDGPEGEYLSDRLVDESIQFLNAHKEDPFLLYLSFYNVHTPIQANRKHVEHFKQKAERLPDIGEAGYRVEGDGLTKLRQDNYAYASMVAAMDENVGRLMAHLDQLGLSENTVVIFTSDNGGLSTLEKNRKAPTSNEPLRAGKGWCFEGGIRVPLIVKGPNVPAQTTSDVPVISIDYLDTMADLAGIDQEEIPSNDGESLVPLLHQKGDWNREAVYFHYPHYHGSAWKPGSAVRKGDWMYIDFWDEQKAALYNLENDPSETDDLLEKNPKKAQELKGALEEFHKNTHAKLPRVNPNFKKE from the coding sequence ATGAAGTTCAAGTCTCTTTTTGGCCTGGTATTGCCATTGTTATGCTTATTTTCTTGTGAAAGTCAGCAGCCAAGTGCTCCTAATTTTGTGTTTATTTTGGTAGATGACCTGGGCTGGGCGGATTTGGCTTGCTATGGCAGTGAGTTTTATGAAACACCAAATATCGATAAGCTGGCCGCCCAAGGAATGCGTTTTACCCAGGCCTATGCAGCCTCTCCTGTCTGTTCTCCCACCAGAGCGTCCATATTGACGGGAAAGTACCCCAGTAGGCTGAATATTACGGATTGGATTCCTGGAGATGACCCTCAGAATAGGTCATTGCTGGGACCAAACGATCTTGATGCGTTGCCTTTGGAAGAAGTGACGATGGCAGAAATGTTAAAGTCAAAAGGCTACAAGACCTTTTTTGCGGGGAAATGGCATTTGGGGGATGAGGGTTTTTTCCCGGAGGACCAGGGTTTTGATATCAATATTGGTGGTTATCACAAGGGAAGCCCGGTGAGTTATTATGCCCCTTACCATAATCCCAAATTGAAGGACGGGCCGGAAGGGGAATACCTCAGTGATAGGTTGGTGGATGAATCCATCCAGTTTTTAAATGCGCACAAAGAAGATCCTTTTCTGCTTTACCTTTCTTTTTATAATGTCCATACGCCCATTCAAGCCAATAGAAAGCATGTGGAGCATTTTAAGCAAAAAGCGGAGCGTTTGCCAGATATTGGAGAGGCTGGCTATCGGGTAGAGGGCGATGGATTGACCAAGCTAAGACAGGACAATTATGCCTATGCATCCATGGTGGCGGCCATGGATGAGAATGTGGGCCGACTTATGGCGCACTTGGATCAGTTGGGCCTCTCTGAAAACACAGTGGTGATTTTCACCTCAGATAATGGAGGTCTTTCCACCTTGGAAAAGAACCGCAAGGCGCCTACTTCCAATGAGCCTTTGAGGGCTGGTAAAGGTTGGTGCTTTGAAGGAGGAATTAGGGTTCCCTTGATTGTCAAAGGTCCAAATGTTCCTGCTCAGACGACTTCAGATGTGCCTGTGATAAGCATCGATTATCTGGATACCATGGCCGATTTGGCGGGAATTGATCAAGAGGAAATCCCAAGCAATGACGGGGAGTCTTTGGTCCCTTTATTGCACCAAAAAGGTGACTGGAACAGGGAGGCTGTTTATTTCCATTATCCCCATTACCATGGCAGTGCCTGGAAGCCTGGTTCGGCGGTGCGAAAAGGTGACTGGATGTACATTGATTTTTGGGATGAGCAAAAGGCAGCGCTTTATAATCTGGAAAATGATCCTTCCGAAACGGATGATTTGTTGGAAAAGAATCCGAAAAAGGCCCAAGAGCTGAAAGGAGCTTTGGAGGAATTCCATAAAAACACACATGCAAAACTTCCCCGTGTAAACCCAAATTTTAAAAAGGAATAA
- a CDS encoding TonB-dependent receptor, with amino-acid sequence MKRLLMTAVCLLVGFGAMAQNQVNGRIKDAETGEVLIGANVILEGTGRGSTADVEGNFSIKNVPNGAFTLKVSFVGYETFNREIQVPVGQLDISLERNSLLTEEFIVSATRASETTPTTFQTITKEELAKNNLGQDIPILLNYTPSVVTHSDAGAGIGYTGMRIRGSDQTRINVTVNGIPMNDAESHGVFWVNMPDFASSVDNIQIQRGVGTSTNGAATFGASMNIQTDTKKEEPYAEIANSYGSFNSWKHTVQAGTGLLNNRWAVDARLSQISSDGYVDRAFSDLKSYFVSGGYYGDDHVFKVNVFSGKEQTYQSWYGLPASKLEDDRTFNYYTYDNETDNYQQDHYQFIYTGKLGQNWKANVALHYTYGRGYYEQYRADDDFASYGLDPVVIGDETIESTDIIRRRWLDNDFYGGVFSLSYVSDDGRWDAILGGGANRYDGDHFGEIIWARIAGDTEIRDRYYDNNAVKDDRNVYAKATYEVAERLYLFGDLQFRQIDYQFQGVNDDQRVVDGQQHYDFFNPKVGVSYESGNGKTWYASYAVANREPVRSDFTDNPITEIPRPERLNNVEAGVRVKQGNFSYNANFYYMGYHDQLILTGQINDVGAYIRENVKNSYRAGIELDGAVRLSPMWTLGGNIAFSKNKIDEFTEYVDDYAAEEFQQESFSYTDTDIAFSPNMVGSVMIDFRPIKNMEISWMTKYVDDQYLDNTQNEGRKLDAYLTNDVRLVYTLRPRFVKALEFNVKVNNIFNKMYEPNGYTFSYFIPGGNGRELVTENYYYPMAGTNFMAGVNIKF; translated from the coding sequence ATGAAACGCTTGTTGATGACCGCAGTTTGTCTGCTGGTCGGGTTTGGTGCTATGGCACAAAATCAAGTTAATGGCCGCATAAAGGATGCGGAAACAGGAGAAGTACTAATTGGCGCCAATGTAATATTGGAAGGTACTGGTAGAGGAAGTACAGCCGATGTGGAGGGAAATTTCTCTATCAAAAATGTACCTAATGGTGCATTTACGCTTAAAGTCTCTTTTGTGGGTTACGAAACTTTTAACCGGGAAATCCAGGTGCCTGTAGGTCAGCTGGATATTTCTTTGGAGAGGAATAGCCTGCTGACGGAAGAATTTATTGTGTCGGCTACCAGGGCCTCGGAAACAACTCCAACTACCTTCCAGACCATTACCAAAGAGGAGCTGGCCAAAAATAATTTGGGGCAGGATATTCCGATTTTGCTTAATTATACTCCTTCTGTGGTTACCCATTCGGATGCTGGAGCAGGCATTGGCTATACAGGAATGAGAATCAGGGGTTCTGACCAGACCCGTATTAATGTGACGGTGAATGGAATTCCTATGAATGATGCGGAATCCCACGGGGTATTTTGGGTAAATATGCCTGACTTTGCCAGCTCGGTGGACAACATCCAGATCCAACGCGGGGTAGGAACTTCTACCAATGGAGCAGCTACTTTTGGAGCCAGTATGAATATTCAGACCGACACCAAAAAAGAAGAACCCTATGCGGAAATAGCCAATTCTTATGGCTCTTTTAACTCATGGAAGCACACGGTACAAGCAGGGACAGGCTTACTCAACAATCGGTGGGCAGTAGATGCAAGGCTCTCCCAGATCAGCTCCGATGGTTATGTAGACAGGGCTTTTTCTGACTTGAAATCTTATTTTGTTTCTGGTGGATACTATGGTGATGACCATGTTTTTAAAGTAAATGTATTTTCAGGAAAAGAGCAGACTTATCAGTCTTGGTATGGCTTGCCAGCATCCAAACTGGAGGATGACCGGACTTTCAATTATTATACCTATGATAATGAAACCGACAATTATCAGCAAGACCACTACCAGTTCATTTATACAGGTAAGTTAGGCCAAAACTGGAAAGCCAACGTGGCATTGCATTATACTTACGGCCGAGGCTACTATGAGCAATACCGTGCGGATGATGATTTTGCCAGTTATGGTTTGGATCCTGTAGTGATTGGAGACGAGACCATCGAAAGCACTGATATCATTAGAAGAAGGTGGCTGGACAATGATTTTTACGGAGGGGTGTTCTCTTTGAGTTATGTGTCAGATGATGGAAGATGGGATGCTATTTTAGGTGGTGGTGCCAATCGCTATGATGGGGATCATTTTGGAGAAATCATCTGGGCCAGGATAGCTGGTGATACTGAAATCAGGGATCGCTATTATGATAATAATGCGGTCAAAGACGATCGAAATGTTTATGCTAAGGCCACCTATGAAGTAGCAGAGCGATTGTATCTTTTTGGAGACCTCCAGTTTAGACAGATTGATTACCAATTTCAAGGTGTAAATGATGATCAACGGGTAGTGGATGGTCAGCAGCACTATGATTTCTTTAATCCAAAAGTGGGCGTCAGTTATGAATCAGGTAATGGCAAAACATGGTATGCCTCTTATGCAGTAGCCAATAGGGAGCCTGTAAGAAGTGATTTTACAGATAATCCTATTACGGAAATTCCAAGGCCGGAAAGGCTTAATAACGTGGAGGCCGGTGTTAGGGTGAAGCAAGGTAATTTCAGCTACAATGCGAACTTCTACTACATGGGCTATCATGACCAGTTGATCCTGACAGGGCAGATCAACGATGTCGGGGCATATATCCGCGAAAATGTGAAAAACTCCTATCGAGCGGGGATTGAATTGGATGGTGCTGTAAGGTTATCCCCTATGTGGACTTTAGGGGGGAATATTGCTTTCAGTAAAAATAAGATTGACGAGTTTACGGAATATGTGGATGATTATGCGGCTGAGGAGTTTCAGCAGGAGTCTTTTAGTTATACTGATACAGATATTGCCTTTTCACCAAATATGGTTGGCTCGGTGATGATTGACTTCAGGCCCATCAAAAACATGGAGATCAGCTGGATGACCAAATATGTGGATGACCAGTATTTGGACAATACCCAAAACGAGGGTCGAAAGCTAGATGCTTACCTCACCAATGATGTGAGGCTAGTTTATACGCTTCGTCCAAGGTTTGTGAAAGCATTGGAGTTCAATGTTAAAGTGAACAATATTTTCAATAAAATGTATGAGCCCAATGGCTATACTTTTAGCTATTTCATTCCTGGTGGCAATGGTCGAGAGTTGGTCACTGAGAATTATTACTATCCTATGGCCGGAACCAATTTTATGGCCGGGGTAAATATTAAGTTTTAA
- a CDS encoding DUF4365 domain-containing protein translates to MVKYKGTNITAKKGINFVRGIVEDSGCLFHKIEQENDLGIDGIVELLKGETPTHKSLAVQIKSGPSYFNSKKNECLIPVEYHFEYWLNHPLPVCGIVFIPELGLGYWINIKAYLKDNKEAKIIKFIGNRSNQFDALNFKRLFVPNVLNETPELDQATAISLFNSDHENEFVLGSVVLFRRFVNSLETWNCFLKHLKNEEVPSRRIIHYLSHIPWHPDIFYSGEMINTDIKEYVLDKLNTLPKEVVLRLISEITEEEGIQRGTIGQSIEAILSKVNGIREYLQEFILDENLPIHSRNASAVIYAYYYESDSLPFFQNVSDGKLWLIPELIKRIKEFEYFNPYQ, encoded by the coding sequence ATGGTCAAGTATAAAGGGACGAATATTACCGCAAAAAAAGGAATAAACTTTGTTCGTGGAATTGTTGAAGATTCAGGGTGTCTATTCCACAAGATTGAACAAGAAAATGACCTTGGTATTGATGGAATTGTTGAATTACTCAAGGGTGAAACACCAACACACAAGAGTTTGGCAGTTCAAATAAAATCAGGACCATCGTATTTCAACTCAAAGAAAAATGAATGTTTAATCCCTGTTGAATATCATTTCGAATACTGGTTAAATCATCCATTACCTGTGTGTGGGATCGTATTTATACCCGAGCTTGGGTTAGGTTATTGGATCAATATAAAAGCCTATTTAAAAGACAATAAAGAAGCAAAAATTATCAAGTTTATTGGTAACCGAAGTAACCAATTTGATGCATTGAATTTTAAGCGATTATTTGTTCCTAATGTTCTTAACGAAACCCCTGAACTCGATCAGGCTACTGCGATTTCTTTGTTTAATTCAGATCACGAAAACGAATTCGTTTTAGGTTCGGTAGTCCTTTTTAGAAGGTTCGTTAATTCCCTTGAAACTTGGAACTGTTTTTTAAAACATTTGAAAAACGAAGAAGTGCCTTCAAGACGAATAATTCATTATTTGTCACATATACCTTGGCATCCAGATATTTTTTACTCTGGTGAGATGATAAATACAGATATCAAAGAATATGTCCTAGATAAGCTTAATACTCTTCCCAAGGAGGTAGTGCTAAGATTGATTTCTGAAATAACAGAAGAAGAAGGAATTCAGAGAGGAACAATTGGCCAGTCGATTGAGGCTATTCTATCAAAAGTGAATGGAATAAGGGAATATTTACAGGAATTCATTCTAGATGAAAACTTACCTATTCATTCGAGAAACGCTTCGGCCGTCATATATGCGTACTACTATGAATCCGATAGTTTGCCCTTCTTTCAAAACGTATCGGACGGAAAACTTTGGCTAATTCCTGAACTGATCAAGCGCATAAAAGAATTCGAATATTTCAAT
- a CDS encoding YafY family protein — MAWNKNALLRYRTIDICLQNQSRKWTLEDLIKACSEALYEFEGKEMNVGKRTIQLDIQFMRSDKLGYNAPIIVQEKKYYTYSDPDFSITNIPLTKLDMDVLTESMEMLKQFKKFSLFDELNGVIQKLEDKIYNESANRKPIIHIDKNESLKGLQHIDFLYQAILKKIVLKITYQSFSAKSPNTFNFNGYILKEFNNRWFLVGRGEGLTKIRTLALDRILNIDVDLTADYQIDDFDPDTYYKNTYGITVMNDEQLINIILKVDKYNAPYVLTKPFHNSQSLIEQYEDGSIKINLHVHHNFEIERVLIGFADSIEVIKPTSLRTRLKEKFERAYKIHKNENYLQ; from the coding sequence ATGGCATGGAACAAAAACGCATTACTTAGGTATCGAACAATTGATATATGTCTACAAAACCAGTCTAGAAAATGGACACTTGAGGACCTAATCAAAGCATGTTCGGAAGCACTTTATGAATTTGAAGGAAAGGAAATGAATGTCGGCAAACGAACTATTCAACTTGATATTCAATTTATGCGAAGTGATAAGTTAGGCTATAATGCCCCAATCATAGTTCAAGAAAAAAAGTACTACACCTACTCAGATCCTGATTTCTCCATTACAAACATCCCATTGACGAAATTAGATATGGATGTACTGACTGAATCTATGGAAATGCTGAAACAGTTCAAGAAATTTTCATTGTTTGATGAACTCAATGGTGTGATTCAAAAGCTCGAAGATAAGATTTATAATGAATCGGCCAATCGAAAACCCATCATTCATATTGATAAAAATGAAAGCTTGAAAGGGTTGCAACACATTGACTTCTTATATCAGGCTATCTTAAAGAAAATCGTTCTTAAAATCACCTATCAATCTTTTTCTGCGAAATCACCTAACACGTTCAACTTCAATGGATATATCCTAAAAGAGTTCAATAACAGATGGTTTCTCGTTGGTAGGGGAGAAGGACTGACCAAAATCCGAACACTTGCTTTGGATAGAATACTAAATATTGATGTTGATCTAACTGCAGATTATCAAATCGATGACTTTGATCCTGATACTTATTACAAAAACACCTATGGAATCACAGTAATGAATGATGAACAACTAATTAATATTATACTAAAGGTTGACAAATACAATGCCCCATATGTACTCACAAAACCATTCCATAACTCCCAAAGCCTGATAGAACAGTATGAGGATGGAAGTATCAAAATCAACCTACATGTTCATCATAACTTTGAAATTGAGCGCGTATTGATTGGGTTTGCAGACTCAATCGAAGTAATCAAACCAACATCTTTGCGAACTCGTTTGAAAGAAAAATTTGAACGGGCATACAAGATCCATAAAAATGAAAACTACCTACAATAG
- a CDS encoding RtcB family protein, protein MEITGKTLIELGYRPGKWFREAIEYANKNQLEGEELSKYLEVVSPTIHEPHKKAIEYFKNIKAESKEEVDNVQQVFATMDELMKTPTITNGAVMPDACPTGSVGQIPVGGVVAAKDAIHPSMHSADICCSVMMTSFGHLDPKKVLDAAHSITHFGGGGRQQLFELPKEFEERALTDYFLGDERSMMLARTHYGTQGDGNHFLFVGQSKTTGETIMVTHHGSRGFGANLYTKGMKIAERYRKQISPKTRPINAWIPYSEDEGKKYWESLQLVREWTKLNHNVLHEKTSEALKVDSLIRFWNEHNFVFKDGDTFYHAKGATPLDDRFVPDSYKQLRLVPLNMSEPVLIVKGETTENNLGFAPHGAGRNISRTKHIRKKGGKSVQEVFAEETKDIDARFFSKHIDISELPSAYKDAKNVQQQMKEFGLGEVVDEILPYGCIMAGDWKVDAPWRKKRRKDRLNDEYRSKS, encoded by the coding sequence ATGGAAATTACTGGAAAAACGCTTATCGAACTTGGATACCGACCAGGAAAATGGTTCAGAGAGGCTATCGAGTATGCTAATAAAAACCAACTAGAAGGAGAAGAGCTTTCCAAATATCTTGAAGTTGTATCTCCAACAATTCATGAACCGCATAAGAAAGCTATAGAATACTTTAAGAACATAAAAGCCGAATCTAAAGAGGAAGTTGACAATGTTCAACAAGTCTTCGCAACTATGGATGAATTGATGAAGACACCAACGATTACGAACGGAGCTGTTATGCCGGATGCTTGCCCTACTGGATCGGTTGGACAAATTCCCGTAGGTGGTGTTGTGGCAGCAAAAGATGCTATTCATCCATCAATGCACAGTGCGGATATATGTTGCTCAGTTATGATGACTTCTTTCGGACACCTTGATCCTAAAAAAGTTCTTGATGCCGCTCACTCGATAACACACTTTGGCGGTGGTGGACGTCAACAGTTGTTTGAATTACCAAAAGAGTTTGAAGAGAGGGCTTTAACCGATTATTTTTTAGGGGATGAAAGAAGTATGATGTTGGCAAGAACTCACTATGGAACCCAAGGAGATGGAAATCACTTTTTGTTTGTTGGTCAGTCAAAAACGACGGGTGAGACGATCATGGTTACACACCATGGAAGTAGAGGATTTGGGGCAAATCTTTATACGAAAGGAATGAAGATTGCCGAAAGGTATAGAAAGCAAATTTCTCCAAAAACAAGACCAATAAATGCTTGGATTCCATATTCTGAAGACGAAGGGAAAAAATACTGGGAATCACTTCAACTGGTAAGAGAGTGGACAAAGTTGAATCACAATGTACTGCATGAGAAGACTTCAGAAGCTCTAAAAGTAGATTCATTGATTCGCTTTTGGAATGAGCACAATTTTGTTTTTAAAGACGGTGATACGTTCTATCATGCGAAGGGAGCAACTCCATTAGATGACAGGTTTGTACCTGATAGCTATAAGCAGTTAAGACTTGTTCCTTTGAATATGAGTGAACCTGTTTTGATCGTAAAAGGGGAAACCACTGAAAATAACCTGGGCTTTGCTCCACACGGTGCTGGTAGAAATATCAGCCGAACTAAGCATATTAGAAAAAAGGGGGGTAAGTCTGTTCAAGAAGTGTTTGCAGAAGAGACTAAGGATATTGACGCAAGATTCTTCTCGAAACACATTGATATTTCAGAGTTGCCATCTGCTTATAAAGATGCCAAAAATGTTCAGCAGCAGATGAAAGAGTTCGGATTAGGAGAGGTAGTAGATGAAATTCTTCCTTATGGTTGCATTATGGCTGGTGACTGGAAGGTTGATGCTCCATGGAGGAAAAAAAGAAGAAAGGATAGACTTAATGATGAGTATAGGTCAAAAAGTTAA